A stretch of DNA from Microbacterium sp. LWS13-1.2:
CTTCGCGACCCAGCGAGAACGTCGATGAACTTCCGGTTCACACGGCTCACCTCAGGGCTGTGTGAACCGGAAGTTCAGTGGCGATTTTCAAGTGTTCGGACCCGCGGTGCCGGTATCGCCCGTCTTTGGGAGGAATCGCGACCACTCACCGGGCGGAGTCGCGACTGACCGCCGACGTGCCGCGCCGCCCGTCAGGCGTCGGCCACGCCGAGCACGTCGAGGAGCCAGGCGAGCTCGAAGGAGCGCTCGCGCCAGGCGTTGTAGCGACCGCTCACGCCGCCGTGACCGGCCACCATTTCGCACTTCAGCAGCGCGTCGGCACCGACCTCGCGCAGCCGCGCGACCCACTTGGCCGGCTCGACGTACAGCACGCGGGTGTCGTTGAGCGAGGTGACGGCGAGGATGCGCGGGTAGGCGACATCCGTCCGCACGTTCTCGTAGGGCGAGTACGACTTCATGTAGTCGTACACGTCGGCGTTGTGCAGCGGGTCGCCCCACTCGTCCCACTCGATGACGGTCAATGGCAGCGACGGGTCGAGGATCGTCGTGAGCGCGTCGACGAACGGCACGTCGGCGAGAACGCCGGCGAACAGCTCGGGCGCCAGGTTCGCCACCGCGCCCATCAGGAGTCCTCCCGCCGAACCGCCCTCGGCGACCAGCTGCGACGGGGTCGTGTAGCCGTGGTCGATGAGATGCAGGGCGCTGTCGACGAAGTCGGTGAACGTGTTGCGCTTATTGAGCAGCTTGCCGTCCTCGTACCACTGGCGGCCCATCTCGCCCCCGCCGCGCACGTGGGCGACGGCGAACACGACCCCGCGGTCGAGCTCCGACAGGCGCGGAACCGAGAACCCGGGCTCGATCGAGTGCTCGTACGACCCGTAGCCGTACAGGTGCACGGGGCGCGGCGCGGCGCCGGCGTCGCCGAACGACCGCTTGTAGACCAGCGAGATGGGGAGCTGGGTGCCGTCCTGGGCGGTCGCCCACACTCGCGCCTGCGCGTAGTCGTCGGGCTCATAGCCGCCCAGCACCGGCTGGCGCTTGCGCAGGTGCAGCTCGCCGGTCGCGACGTCGAGGTCGTAGACGGTGCCCGGCGTGACGAATGATCCGTAGCCGAGGCGCAGGAGCGGGGGAGCCCACTCCGGGTTGCCGCCGGTCCCCACCGAGTACAGCGGCTCGTCGAACGCGATCTCGCTGACCTCGCTGGTCGCGTAGTCCAGCATGCCGAGCCGGGCGAGCCCGCCACGGCGATAGCCGACGACGCCCCAGTCGCGGAACGTCGACACGCCCAGCAGCCGCTCGCCAGGGCGATGCGGGATCACGACCGCGCGCTCACCGGCCGGGTCGGATGCCGCCACCCGCACCAGCTCGAAGTCGAGGGCGTCGTCGTTGTGGAGGATGAAGAGCACGTCCTCGCCGTCGACGACGGCGTGCTCGGAGTCGTACTCGACGCCCTCGGTGCGCGGCCACACGACGCGCGGCTCGCCGCGCAGGTCGTCGGCATCCAGCAGCCATTCCTCCGAGGTGATCGACGAGCCCAGGCCGATGACGAGGAACCGGTCGCTGCGGGTGAATCCGGCGCCGACCCAGAACCTCTCATCGGGCTCGTGGAACAGCTTCGCATCGTCCTCGACGGCCGTGCCGAGCTCGTGGAGCCACACGGTGTCGGGCCGCCACGCGTCGTCCACGGTCGTGTAGACGATGAAGCGGCCGTCGGGGGAGAAGGTCGCACCGGCGAAGGTGTCGGGGATCTCGTCAGGCAGCTGCTCGCCGGTGACGAGGTTGCGCACGCGCACCGTGTAGCGCTCGTCGCCGGCGACGTCGACGCCGAAGAGCATCAGGGTGCCGTCGCTCGTGACCTCGAAGCTGCCCAGCGAGAAGAACTCGTGACCGTCGGCCTCGATGTTGCCGTCGAGCAGGATCTGCTCACCGGGCACCTCGACGTCGGGGGAGAGCTCGGGCGGGGTCCAGTCGTCGGGCGAGGCGAGCGGCGCACGGCACTGGATGCCGTACTGCTTGCCCTCGACGGTGCGGCCGTAGTACCACCACTGGCCGCGGCGGGTCGGAACCGACAGATCGGTCTCGAGCGTGCGGCCCTTGATCTCGCCGAAGATGCGCTCGCGGAGCCCCTCGAGGTGGGCGGTGCGCTGCTGCGTGTAGGCATTCTCTGCCTCGAGGTGGGCGATGACAGCGGCGTCCTCCTTCTCACGGAACCACTCGTAGCGGTCCTCGACGTCGTCGCCGTGGTGCGAGCGGACGGTGATCCTGCTGTCGGCGACCGGAGGACGGATGCCGGCGGCAGGGGCGGACGGGGCGGGTACGGGGTCGCTGAGAGTCACCGTTCCACGCTAGTCGCCTCCGAGTTGACGGTCAGGGTCGCCGATGTAGGATTCTTCCTGGCCGGTTGCCGGTACCTGAATTCTTGGTGAACTGTTCGTTCGTCGCGCCGATCTCGTCGGCACCATCTCTCCACTCCTCCTCACCGAAAGCGAACGGTGGAAACCGCAACCCTCATCATCGTTCTGGTGATCGCGCTGGCGCTGTTCTTCGATTTCACGAACGGCTTCCACGACACGGCGAACGCGATGGCCACGCCCATCGCCACCGGTGCACTCAAGCCCAAGACCGCGGTGCTCCTCGCAGCGGTCCTCAACCTGGTCGGCGCGTTCCTGTCGACGGAGGTGGCTCAGACCATCTCGGGCGGGATCATCAACGAGGAGCAGATCTCCCACGACATCTTCCCGGAGATCATCCTCGCCGGCCTCATCGGCGCAATCACCTGGAACATGCTCACGTGGCTGCTGGGGCTTCCCTCATCGTCCTCACACGCGCTGTTCGGCGGGCTCATCGGCGCCACGATCGTCGGCGTCGGCGTCACGGCGGTCGACTTCGGTGTCGTGATGTCGAAGGTGATCCTGCCGGCGTTCATCGCCCCGGTCACCGCCGGGCTCATCGCCTTCACCGCGACGAAGCTCGCCTACGCGCTCACCCGGCGCTACGACAGCAAGCCCGACGGGCGCGACGGCTTCCGCTTCGGGCAGATCTTCACGTCGTCCCTGGTCGCTCTGGCGCACGGCACGAACGACGCGCAGAAGACCATGGGCATCATCACGCTCCTGCTCATCACGGCCGGCCTGCAGTCCGCCTCGAACCCCGAACCGCAGACCTGGGTGGTGTTCGCCTGCGCGATCACGATCGCCCTCGGCACCTACATGGGCGGCTGGCGCATCATCCGCACGCTCGGCAAGGGGCTGACCGAGGTCAAGCCGGCTCAGGGCTTCGCGGCCGAGGCGTCGACGGCCTCGACGATCCTCGCCTCGAGCGCCCTCGGCTTCGCGCTGTCGACCACCCAGGTCGCGTCGGGCTCGGTCATCGGATCCGGCCTCGGGCGCCGGGGTTCCCAGGTGCGGTGGCGCACGGCGGGCCGCATCATGGTGGGCTGGGTCCTGACCCTCCCTGCCGCGGGCGCGGTCGGCGCCGTGGCTGCTCTGATCGTCGTGTGGCTGCCCGTCTGGGGCGTCATCATCGACGCCGTGCTCGCCGTCGCGATCATCCTGTTCCTCTTCCTGCGCTCGCGCCGCGACGAGGTGACGGCGGCGAACGCGATGAGCGAGGTCGCCGACTCCGGCCGCGCGGTCAAGGTCAAGCGCAACCCGCCGCCCACACGCCGCCAGCGTGCCATCGCCCGTGAAGAGGCGCGGCGCGTGGCAGCCGCGCAGACCGCGGCCAATACCGCGGCGAAGAAGGCGGCGAAGGCCGCCGAGCGATCCGCGAACGGCCCGAAGAGCGGAGGCCCGCGATGACCATCCACTGGGAATCGTTCGTACAGGTCTTCATCGCGGCCTTCACCTCGGCCGTCCTCGTCGTCGGCTTCTACGCGCTCGGCCTGCGTCTCCTCGTGCGCGCCGGCCGCGCGCCGGTCGTCGCGCCCGCCGAGTTCACCGACGCCATCACCGTGATCACCGAGAAGGAAGCGCGCCGCGCCGAGAAGGCTGCCGCGAAGGCCGCCAAGCGCAGTCCGCTGACCGATGGTCAGAAGCGTGTGGCCCTCGTGGCCGCCTATCTCTGCTTCGGCGTCTGCGCCGCCGCCGTCCTCGGCGGGCTGCTCCTCATCCTGTTCAACCACTGAGGCGCAACGGCCGTCCGCTGCATGAGCGGTGTCGGCACGAGCGCCTAGGCTGGGGCCCATGGTCCCCACGCCCGCTCCCGGCGCCGCCGGTGCATCGCCCGAATCCGCCGGGCGCGTGGGTTCCGACGCGTCCGTGCAGTTCGGTCAGCATCCGGCCGCCCGGCGCACGCTGCTGCACATCAGCGACACGCACCTGCTGGCGGGCAACCCGCCGCTCGGCGGGCGCTTCGACACCGCGGCGAACCTGGCACGGACGCTGGTCGCGGTCGAGGCCACCGGCATCCGTCCCGATGCGATCGTGTTCACGGGCGACCTGACGGATCTCGGAGAGCCGGCGGCCTACCGGGCCCTGCGCGAAGCCGTCGAGCCGGTCGCCGAGCGCCTCGGTGCTCCCGTGGTGTGGGTGGCAGGCAACCACGACGAGCGGCCGGCGCTGCGCCGCGACCTGCTCGGACTCGAGCCGACCCAGGAGCCCGTCACCGGAGTGTGGGATCTCGGCGGCCTGCGGCTCATCGGGCTGGACTCGACGGTGCCCGGCTGGCACCACGGCGATCTCGACACCGCACAGCTGGAGTGGCTGCGCGCCGTGCTCGAGACCCCTGCCCCGCTCGGCACGATCCTCGCGCTGCACCACCCGCCGCTGCCGTCGCATGTGCCCCTGTTCGACATCCTCGAGCTGCGAGACCAGGGGCGCCTCGCCGAGGTGATCGCGGGCACCGACGTGCGCGCGATCCTCGCAGGGCACCTGCACTATTCGACGAGCGGCACGTTCGCGGGCGTCCCCGTGAGCGTCGCCGCCGCCACCTGCTACACGATGAATCTGGCGCGGGCCGCGGTCGACGTGAACGGCATGGATGCCGGCCAATCCTTCCACCTCGTGCACGTATACGACGACACGATCACCCACGCCGTCGTCCCCGTCGTCGAGGCGCCCACCGCCGACGTCTTCTCCGCGGAATGGGTGGAGCGGATGTCGCGGCTCACGCCCGAGCAGCGGCTCGAGACGTTCTCACGCAAGCCCCACTGAGCGCGCGCGAACTCCGCCGGCGGGCCGCCGCCGTGTACGCGGCGACCCGGTTCGCTGTACGCCGCGTATAGGCCGGCGCGAAGGTGTCGCGAGTAGTCTCGAAGCATCCCGGCACACCGCTGTGAACGACCCACGAGGACACCACACACATGTCACTGGACGCAATGACGCGAACCCGCATCGAGACCGACTCCCTGGGATCCCTGGAGATCCCCGCTGACGCGTACTGGGGCATCCACACCGCCCGCGCGCTGGAGAACTTCCCGATCTCGAAGAGGCCGATCTCGGTCTATCCCGACCTGGTGCGCGCGCTCGCCATGGTGAAGCAGGCCTCCGCCCGCGCGAACCGTGAGATCGGGGTGCTCGATCCGGCCAAGGCCGATCTCATCGATCGTGCCGCGCAGCTCGTCATCGACGGGCAGTTCCACGACCAATTCGTCGTCGGCGTGATTCAGGGCGGCGCAGGCACCTCGACGAACATGAACGCGAACGAGGTCATCACCAACATCGCCCTCGAGCTCGCGGGGCGACCGAAGGCCGACTATGCGTTCCTGTCGCCGATCGACGACACCAACCGGAGCCAGTCGACGAACGACGTCTACCCGACCGCGGTCAAGGTGGGGCTCGGTCTCGACCTCAAGACCCTGCTCGAAGAGCTCGACCTGCTGCGCCGGGCGTTCCTGTCCAAGGCGGTGGAGTTCCACGACGTCCTGAAGGTCGGCCGGACGCAGCTGCAGGATGCTGTGCCGATGACCCTCGGCCAGGAGTTCCACGGCTTCGCGACCACGCTGGGCTACGACCACCAGCGCCTCACCGAGAACGCGTACCTGCTCTACGAGATCAACATGGGCGCGACGGCCATCGGAACGGGCATCACCACCGACCCGTCCTACGCTCCAGTGGTGCTGCGGCACCTGCGAGAGATCTCCGGCCTCGACCTCGCGACCGCGAACGACCTCGTCGAGGCGACGAGCGACACCGGTTCGTTCATGTCGTTCTCGGCGTCGCTGAAGCGCAACGCGATCAAGCTGTCGAAGATCTGCAACGACCTCCGGCTGCTCTCGTCCGGCCCGCAGGCCGGGTTCGGCGAGATCAACCTCCCGGCTCGCCAGGCAGGCTCGAGCATCATGCCCGGCAAGGTCAACCCGGTCATCCCCGAGGTCGTCAATCAGGTGGCGTTCGCCATCGCCGGCGCCGATCTGACCGTCACGATGGCCGTCGAGGGCGGCCAGCTGCAGCTGAACGCGTTCGAGCCGGTGATCGCGCACTCGATCTTCCAGTCGATCACCTGGCTACGCCAGGCCATCCTCACGCTGCGCGTCAACTGCGTCGAGGGCATCACTGCGAACCGCGAGCGTCTCGGCGCCATGGTGGGCTCGTCCGTCGGCGTGATCACGGCGCTCACGCCGTTCATCGGCTACGCGGCCGCGGCGGCACTGGCCAAGACGGCGCTGCTCACCGGCCACAGCGTCGCCGACCTCGTCGTCGAGGCGGGTCTCATGTCACGCGAGCAGGTCGCCAAGCAGCTGTCGCCCGCCCGACTCTCCGGGCTCGAGACGGTGACCGCCGCGATCCCGATCCAGCAGGCACCGGAGAACGTGGTCGTGGAGCAGGCCGCCGACTCTCGCTGATTTGTTGCCGCAGGCGGCTCCGGATCGATAACGTCAGGAGACTCGAACGAAAGGCGAGAAATGACCGATCCGCAGAACCCGGCCGCACCCGAGCCGCCTCAGCAGCCCGCGTCGGAGCCGACTGCGCCTCAGCCCCCCGCCGATGCGCCTGCCGCGCCCGCAGAGGCGCCCGCTCCCGCCGCGCCGGAGTACGCGGCCCCCGCCGAGCCGGAGGCCGCGCCCGCCGCTCCCGAGTATGCCGCCGCGCCTGCCGCGCCGGAGTATGCCGCCGCGCCGGCCGGCCCCGCCCAGCCCGACTACGCCGCAGCCCCGCCTGCGTACGCGGCGGCCCCGCCGGCCGCCTACGGCGCGCCCGCGGACGCTCCGGTGCCCGGCAAGACCCTCGGCATCGTCGCCCTCGTCGTCGTGTTCTTCGCGTCGCTGGTCGGCCTGATCCTCGGCTACGTCGCGCGCTCGCAGAGCAAGAAGGCGGGGGTGAAGAACACCCCCGCGAAGGTGGCGATCATCCTGGGCTGGATCTTCCTGGTCCTCAGCATCATCGCGACGATCATCATCGTCATCGTGCTGGTCAACGGTGCCGGCGCGGCCCTGCAGGAGCTGTGCGAAGGGATGGCTCCCGGAGAGTACGAGCTCAACACCGGCGGCACGATCACCTGCCCGTGACCCGCTGAATCAGCTGCACGCGATGCCCCCGCTCCCGATCGGAGCGGGGGCTTCGTCGTGCGATCAGCCGTGGATGCGGCAGTGGGTCGTCAGTGCGCCGATGCCGTCGATCCCGACGGTGACCGTCGAACGGTCGCGCAGGAACACCTGCGGATCGCGCGAGTAGCCGGCGCCTCCGGGGCTGCCGGTCGAGATGAGCGTTCCGGGCAGCAGGGTCGCCGATTTCGACAGGTGCGAGATGAGCGTCGCGACGGGCCGCACCATCTGGCCGGTCGTCGCATCCTGCAGGGTCGTGCCGTCCAGCACGGTCCAGATGTGGAGGTCCTGCGGATCGGGGATCTCGTCGGCCGTGACCACGAACGGGCCGGTGGGCGTGAAGCCGTCGAACGACTTGCAGCGCGACCACTGGGCCTCGGAGTACTGGATGTCGCGCGCCGTGATGTCGTTGACCACGGTGTAGCCCCACACGTGGTCGAGTGCGTCGTCGGGGGAGACGTCCTTCGCCGGGGTGCCGATGATGACCCCGAGCTCCGCTTCGTAGTCGACGGACTCGCTCAGCGAACGCGGCCAGATCGTCGTGCCGTCGTGCCCCGCCAGTGAGTTCGGCCAGAGGACGAACACGGTCGGGGTGGAGTCCGTCATCAGTCCCAGCTCGCTGGAGTGCGCGGCGTAGTTCAGGCCGATCGCGAGGATCACGGGCGGTGTCAGGAGCGCCGACGCGAAGCCCATCGTGTCGAGCGGATGCCGCGTGCCCCGGCCCGCGGCATCCCGCACGCGTGCCAGCAGCGCGTCGCCGCCGGCGATCAGCTCTTCGAGGACGCGCGGAGCTCC
This window harbors:
- a CDS encoding S9 family peptidase; its protein translation is MTLSDPVPAPSAPAAGIRPPVADSRITVRSHHGDDVEDRYEWFREKEDAAVIAHLEAENAYTQQRTAHLEGLRERIFGEIKGRTLETDLSVPTRRGQWWYYGRTVEGKQYGIQCRAPLASPDDWTPPELSPDVEVPGEQILLDGNIEADGHEFFSLGSFEVTSDGTLMLFGVDVAGDERYTVRVRNLVTGEQLPDEIPDTFAGATFSPDGRFIVYTTVDDAWRPDTVWLHELGTAVEDDAKLFHEPDERFWVGAGFTRSDRFLVIGLGSSITSEEWLLDADDLRGEPRVVWPRTEGVEYDSEHAVVDGEDVLFILHNDDALDFELVRVAASDPAGERAVVIPHRPGERLLGVSTFRDWGVVGYRRGGLARLGMLDYATSEVSEIAFDEPLYSVGTGGNPEWAPPLLRLGYGSFVTPGTVYDLDVATGELHLRKRQPVLGGYEPDDYAQARVWATAQDGTQLPISLVYKRSFGDAGAAPRPVHLYGYGSYEHSIEPGFSVPRLSELDRGVVFAVAHVRGGGEMGRQWYEDGKLLNKRNTFTDFVDSALHLIDHGYTTPSQLVAEGGSAGGLLMGAVANLAPELFAGVLADVPFVDALTTILDPSLPLTVIEWDEWGDPLHNADVYDYMKSYSPYENVRTDVAYPRILAVTSLNDTRVLYVEPAKWVARLREVGADALLKCEMVAGHGGVSGRYNAWRERSFELAWLLDVLGVADA
- a CDS encoding inorganic phosphate transporter, which gives rise to METATLIIVLVIALALFFDFTNGFHDTANAMATPIATGALKPKTAVLLAAVLNLVGAFLSTEVAQTISGGIINEEQISHDIFPEIILAGLIGAITWNMLTWLLGLPSSSSHALFGGLIGATIVGVGVTAVDFGVVMSKVILPAFIAPVTAGLIAFTATKLAYALTRRYDSKPDGRDGFRFGQIFTSSLVALAHGTNDAQKTMGIITLLLITAGLQSASNPEPQTWVVFACAITIALGTYMGGWRIIRTLGKGLTEVKPAQGFAAEASTASTILASSALGFALSTTQVASGSVIGSGLGRRGSQVRWRTAGRIMVGWVLTLPAAGAVGAVAALIVVWLPVWGVIIDAVLAVAIILFLFLRSRRDEVTAANAMSEVADSGRAVKVKRNPPPTRRQRAIAREEARRVAAAQTAANTAAKKAAKAAERSANGPKSGGPR
- a CDS encoding peptidase, with the translated sequence MTIHWESFVQVFIAAFTSAVLVVGFYALGLRLLVRAGRAPVVAPAEFTDAITVITEKEARRAEKAAAKAAKRSPLTDGQKRVALVAAYLCFGVCAAAVLGGLLLILFNH
- a CDS encoding phosphodiesterase codes for the protein MVPTPAPGAAGASPESAGRVGSDASVQFGQHPAARRTLLHISDTHLLAGNPPLGGRFDTAANLARTLVAVEATGIRPDAIVFTGDLTDLGEPAAYRALREAVEPVAERLGAPVVWVAGNHDERPALRRDLLGLEPTQEPVTGVWDLGGLRLIGLDSTVPGWHHGDLDTAQLEWLRAVLETPAPLGTILALHHPPLPSHVPLFDILELRDQGRLAEVIAGTDVRAILAGHLHYSTSGTFAGVPVSVAAATCYTMNLARAAVDVNGMDAGQSFHLVHVYDDTITHAVVPVVEAPTADVFSAEWVERMSRLTPEQRLETFSRKPH
- a CDS encoding aspartate ammonia-lyase, encoding MSLDAMTRTRIETDSLGSLEIPADAYWGIHTARALENFPISKRPISVYPDLVRALAMVKQASARANREIGVLDPAKADLIDRAAQLVIDGQFHDQFVVGVIQGGAGTSTNMNANEVITNIALELAGRPKADYAFLSPIDDTNRSQSTNDVYPTAVKVGLGLDLKTLLEELDLLRRAFLSKAVEFHDVLKVGRTQLQDAVPMTLGQEFHGFATTLGYDHQRLTENAYLLYEINMGATAIGTGITTDPSYAPVVLRHLREISGLDLATANDLVEATSDTGSFMSFSASLKRNAIKLSKICNDLRLLSSGPQAGFGEINLPARQAGSSIMPGKVNPVIPEVVNQVAFAIAGADLTVTMAVEGGQLQLNAFEPVIAHSIFQSITWLRQAILTLRVNCVEGITANRERLGAMVGSSVGVITALTPFIGYAAAAALAKTALLTGHSVADLVVEAGLMSREQVAKQLSPARLSGLETVTAAIPIQQAPENVVVEQAADSR
- a CDS encoding DUF4190 domain-containing protein — its product is MTDPQNPAAPEPPQQPASEPTAPQPPADAPAAPAEAPAPAAPEYAAPAEPEAAPAAPEYAAAPAAPEYAAAPAGPAQPDYAAAPPAYAAAPPAAYGAPADAPVPGKTLGIVALVVVFFASLVGLILGYVARSQSKKAGVKNTPAKVAIILGWIFLVLSIIATIIIVIVLVNGAGAALQELCEGMAPGEYELNTGGTITCP
- a CDS encoding fumarylacetoacetate hydrolase family protein, whose amino-acid sequence is MRFAHVVPPRSAEPKLALIEGDEAILVEALFDGAPRVLEELIAGGDALLARVRDAAGRGTRHPLDTMGFASALLTPPVILAIGLNYAAHSSELGLMTDSTPTVFVLWPNSLAGHDGTTIWPRSLSESVDYEAELGVIIGTPAKDVSPDDALDHVWGYTVVNDITARDIQYSEAQWSRCKSFDGFTPTGPFVVTADEIPDPQDLHIWTVLDGTTLQDATTGQMVRPVATLISHLSKSATLLPGTLISTGSPGGAGYSRDPQVFLRDRSTVTVGIDGIGALTTHCRIHG